The region tacaactctatgcaaaaGGACTACTTTTTACAATTTTCACAAAAACAGTTACTTCAATAACAGTGCATATGTGAAGTTCCATAACAGAATGACAGCATAAAGCACAAACTGTCATTCTGGTACCAaagtttgcatctgcactgttgcTCAAGTAAAGGTGTTTTTGTACAattttctgtggaaattgttaaaaagTAGGCCTTGTGGATGGAGTTGTATGGTTTGCTTAACTTTGCATTCATTAGTTTTTGTTTGACATGGTTTAAAGTGAAAATTCAGTCTCAGTATCACCGTTATTGTGGAATTGATATTAGGGCTTCTCAAAAGGGGTAGTCTACAATAGTCGTCTTGAAGGCGTGATTGTTTGTCTCAGCCTCAATGTTGAGTTACTTCAGAGGCATGTCACTTTACCTGCATCTTCTGAGGTATGCATCCCAGGAGTGATGTGCACATCAATCTGCAGAGATATGATTAGGCATAGACGGTACATGACCCACTATATTAATGTTAAATGTTCAGACAATTAAATAATATTAAAGCTTGCTCTCACAGCTCACAAGCACTTAAATTCTTTCACCCACCTTAAACCTTTCTGGTAGGGATCGCAGCAGCTTGACTTTGATGGACAGGCCTATGAGAGTTGCCATGCTGCAGTGGGGTATAGTGGGGGTGAACTCCACACCCACAGTGTTCTCTTGGTCATCTACCTGTAAAGAAAAATAAAGTTGGTTTTATTAGGCTAACACAGTATAGGCTATCTGCTTTCCTTAGTAGCTACACGGGTATGTCTGTGTCGAACTTCTACCTAGGGGAAAAGTTGTGAAAGAAGTTTAACTCACGCGCACTCGCACTTGTTCCACGACATTCAATTCCTCGAGGGACAGTGGGTGTTCAGGATCATTAATAGATCTGATGAGATGTAGCACGGGTTAAGGTGAAATCTGACAACACAATGTTGAGTAATTAGCTTTAATAAAGAATGAAGCATCATATGCAAAGTTGATTGGTATGACATTGAAAGCTCAATGGATGTATATTTTAACTAGCTACACCGAAAGGATATCAAATATTTCTCTGTCGTCGATGGGATCAGCAACATCTTCGTCCTCGTCCTTTGCGGTCTGAAGTCTCTCGCCTGTTCGTTGAAATATCAAGGGATTTGCATTCTCTAAACGGGTCCCCACTGACATTTGTGATGTTGCAATTACAGAAATACGGTATACTTGTTTGCGCTATTGTTTTTTACTCTGGACCACGGGAATGAACGATCGACTTCCGGAAACGGTAGACGTCAAAACGTACGCAGGCGCATCCCTGCGATTTAGTGTCATCTTGGATTTCCAGATGTATCCAGCAGATGGCAGTATTCTCATCTTAAATTCTGTATTGCGTGAACTATAAGGTTAATCTATAAATGGTAAAGTTAGACAGAAGCAAGAAAATAATGATCCAAGTAAAACAATGTTCATACTAAAATGTTTCATAAATAACAGCAATTCAATTAGCCCTCTTACACTTGTATTTTTGTAGCTTTTTACCATAGACTCAAATGTTAAGCTCTAGGTAATATCTTTAGTAGCAGTATAAATAACATATGACTCAGAATACCAACTGCAATGCACCATTTCAAAGTCAAGCCTAACCCATAATTGTACAATtaatcacctgtgtgtgtgtgcgttggcaCATGTTTGAAAATGTTTAAAGTCCAGTTTAAACTGTACTTTCACTATGTATGTTTATAGTATTAATAGCAGTCGACAAATTCAATGTTGTTATGTCCAGATTTGGAGTGATACATGGCATAAATTACCGTCTTGGGTGATTCCTTTTACTGTGCCAAATAATCTAAATATCTTAAAGACATTAGCTCTTAGAAATACTGGGCATACTATTGAAATACCCCAAACCCATTTGTTGAGTGTCACCAATGCAAACAATAACATTGAAAACCACTACTGAAAAACCTTGGTAATATATCACTAAGGACTTCCTTTAATCTGAATGCAAACTGaccttctctctgtccatcttgTCAACAGCTGTTGAAAAAAACTTTCTGGTTTGCTAGCTCCAGTAGACAATGAGCCTCCCTTGTACCCTAAAGCCTGTCTCAGGCTGAAATACCTGTTTAGATGGAACCTGATAACACACCTTCCTTATATCATTTGCATGAACCCAGCTTGGCTGTGAGCTCATAGGAGGCAGCAGTATCTTGTTGAACTTTATTCAACCCCTGTAAATGATCATATTGTATCCTAAACCAACAAAACACGTTCACCTGAATTACAAGAACTGTGATTATGCAAGTATTTCAGTATCAAAGCCTGTAAAGTAAAAGTACAGTCTACCAACTGAAATTCTCAAGCTAGTCCTCATCCCCTTTTGTATTTAAGTTACTCATTCATCAGCACTGTCAGAGGGATTAGTTCAGTGAGACAGTTAGCTGAACCACCCACATTGTGTCAACAATAACAATTAAGGTAAAGGCAGGCAGGAGTCTTGGGTGTGGTTAGTTTGCTCTAGGCTAAGTGCTGGGCTTCTAGCCATTCCTCCAGGGACACTTATCAGCATGCTATCCTTGCCCTAGTCTTTGCTGACCCAGGCAATACTATGTACAAGTAACTTTTCACCTTATGCAAAGAAAGAGAGGAGTCAGGAGACGGCCAAAAAGGTGAGTGAGCGTCGGTGTGCCATCTCTCTACAGGTGGAAGGAAGgccaagacagacagagaggataaaATCCTTTTAGCCCTAGAATGTGGGGTCAGGTAGCATGTGAGGGATTATTTTTCATCCCACTGAACCCACCCTTTCAGTAGGTAAAGAGAGACTTTCAACACAGTTTCTGCATGACACTCCacagtgacatcacagcagctTTGAGAACTGGTTGAGAGTGCCTCGGGGCTGAAACACCTGTGAGCCTGGAGTCCTGCAATTGAGACAGCGTGGGTCCTGTCTGGGTGCACTGTTGCAAGAGTGCCATTTCATCTCAATACTCCGTGTGGAGCAGAGTAGATTCACAGACACCGTCATCATGCCTGAAGCTGTGAAGCTTAATGTAGCTCTCCTGGAGACAGGAGGTCCCATCCACACATTCCAGGAAAACAAAAACCCAGGCACAACACAATACATGTCTGGTCTATCCCCGGCCCTGGCCGTTGCTCTAGACAAATCTGAAAATGCTGTAAAGCTTGGGACTGGTTAATCCGGGAAATAAAAGGATGGCTAGCTATTTAGAAACATGATTCCATAACCTAATGCGATTGTGGAGGTTATGCATAAACATTTTATAGAGTCTAAAAGCCTCACTCTGCGTTGATGGGCTTTTAAGGGCCAATGGTGTAGAGAGGAAGTCAATCACTAGACAATGGAGGGATATTGGCTGAACACAGCATTTAAATTGATGTCCACTGACTACTTTAAGTCAATGGGTGAGCTCATTAGGAATGTACAGTATACAATTGCCAGAGTACTGCACGTAGGCCTACACTGAAAAAGTGTCATATCTCCGTAGAGCATTTCTCTTTAATCTTgatctaaggtgtgtgtgtgtggggggggggctattaATAATAAGGCTATAATAATAAGGCTATTATCATGCTATATCTTTGATGTGAATGGGCACAGGGACAGATGAGCATGTTGGCTGCTACCTTGGAGACTAAATACAGGAAGTGGTTGTAATACCGAACCAGTTGCTCTTTGAACATATAACTAACTACCTCTTCCCCCTGAGCCTCACCTTgttatttttttttgtatttaactacgcaagttaGTTaaatacaaattcttatttacaatgacggttaACTGCTGTCGCCCAACAGGCTCTATCAGCCATCTTTCTAAACCCACAAAACACAACAACCCATAACAGATACTGTATAATTCATGATCAACACACTGTAGCTAGTTTGCTCTCTAGCTTTCAGGGTTGAACTGAAATGCGGATAACAAATGCTTAAAACGTTGCTGTTATATTAACCCTAAGTGCCAAACATATCCCATTAGACGGATGGATAATCATTGAAGATAGGTGTACTATAAGAAACAAATACTTGAATCAGGAGACGTACAAGACTTTGTTTATTATAATGTTTTCAAAAGGATTTCCTTAACGTTTTGTGTACGTTTCAGCCTCTATCATTTCAATAGGGGCAATAAGGTCGAAACCAATTACATTCTTTACACATTGACAGTGGTTAATAAATGACAGACAGCCAATGGCCTTGACAGAACCCGCCATGAGAAATCAGCTAGACTTGTTGAAACCATTACGCATCTGTGGAAAAACCCTGTTTCATTGCTTCAAAAAGATTATGTTAGATTCTTTACTCTCATAGAATAAGGGAGACAACGTTCTTATGGAAAACCTGAAACAAACTGTTTTTCAATGAATAATTCAAGCTTCTTAAAATGGTCATTCAGGATATGTTCTTCAAGGATTCTAAACAAAGTAACTGTGTGACTTTTGCTTCAGTACATCTTTAACCATTAGTCACTGGCTCTAGCAGGATAGAATTCCCCGAAGAGATTTCCTGTTAACAATATGACCACATTAACAAGTCAGGGCACAGTCAGTCTCCCAGCCATACACAGTAAAATAAACAGATGAGACCCTGAATGTCAGACTGTTATGGGATGACAGTCTAAATGCAAAATTAAGACATACAAGTTGTTATCTTGTTAAAATATAGGCTACACTTTCACTCCTGTGAGACCATCTGAAGGGAACCTGTGAACTGAGCAACAATTTTGCTATCAAAATGGATGGCCAATCCAATTAAGGGGAACATTAAAGTCCAATGTACTGGTGATGATGATAGAATGAGCCTTCACTAACACACATGCAGTACTGAGTACAGCAACACAGGCTCTCACTCTGGCGAAGTCTGGGAACTCTCTCACAGTCACGTGTTATAGCACAGTTTACTTTACCACACTCACAGGAGTATTTGTCCTTTGGGGTTAATATACAAGCACACAACTAAATAATGATTAACAAGATTCCCATagcctcctgtcctctctgactgAAGAGTTGGGAGTCTTCCTCCTAATTAGCACAAAGTCAAGTCCAGCTAGGGAGTGTAGTTCTGGAGAATCTATTATACATTCCAGCAAAGATAAGGAAAACTGAAATAAATACTGTCCTTCAGTGGAGGCGAAGACATTGTAATATTTACAAGGACGTCTCATATGAGACTTGAGTCTCACACAATGGATAAAATGTGCATGATACACCTATCTAGGACTGCAGTAGCAAATTACACTGTAGTGTGTTAATGTATTCATTATGAGCAAGAGGTTTAAATGATTTGTGATGTTCTGAGTCAGAAATGGGATGAAAAGCCTAAAAATATATTCCATCAAACAATACGCTACTGTATCTATCTGCTGGGTCATGAAGTGAGGCATGTGATTAAGTCAGTTGTTAGATATGGACTACTTACCATGTAATTTCTGATTGACCTCCACTGTTCATACTTACTATGACAAAACACAGACACGATTTGATTTATCATACAATACCAGCTGCTGTTCATTCAGATTGTGGATTCAGAGACGACGAGATACAACACAAAGAAGGGAACCGGGAAGAAAGAAGATAAGATCATAAAATTGCTTGACTCACAATTTCCCACTTTCATGTCAAGTGACTGTGGAACTGTAAGCATCAGATTAATTGTAAATGGAGGTTCTGAAGACTGTCAAATGGTTTGAGTGGAGAGAACTGGACTATATTTCACATGGCGTCTTTACCTCTTTTTACACCACTTTATGTGAGGATAATTTCCTATTCAGAAACATCACAAACTGTCCAATATTACTTATAAAGCAAGTATAAAGCAACACATTACTTTTCAATTGAATTATGGGGCTATCGAGGCCTAGTCAGTCAGTGAGATATACAATAACAAGCAGGGAAATAGAAACCGACAAAAAACAAAATGGGGCAAAGAGATATTTAGATGTCAAAATACAGTAGCTTAACATCTGAAGGGATATGATAGAGCGCGCATTTATCACATTGGCATGCGCCAATCTAAATTCTGCGTGCTACTGTCTTGCTTTGCAGTTAAATATTCAGCAATTGTAGCTATTGTAATAGCTAATGAGAATAATAGTACATTATTCAAGCTAGTGGTAAGTGAATTTCAAACCAAAACCATATTCTCTACATTATTTTGTTTTATAGGGTGAACGCTAGTAATTAGGTAGATAGTTGCCCCATGTCAAATGGGCcagggctaacgttagctagctagttagcttgtgGCTCAACTACATTACAGCATGTTTCTGACCTTTTCAAAACAGATGTCAGAAATGTAATGGTAGTTTTCTGTAGGCTATTTAGCTTCATTATGCCGCATTCACGTGACCAACTCATCAGATGGCGTGCAAAAGATcttggctagctaacattagctcgtTTGAAAAACATGCATGCGTGTCCAAATACAGCGCTTAACGGCCTCAAACATTCAGTTTGACTCTTTGTGATATTACTAAACATTTCCTGATAATAAAGTTGCAAATGACTTACAGTTTTGTTGTTTTAGTGAAGACTAGTCAGGAGGGAAACAGTAACATACAGTTTGGCTTTGATATTTCAACTTTCGGCGCCAAAAGTTGTTTTGAAAACAGCATTAGTTCAATTTCCCTCAGTCGTTTTGTGCCTTTGTTTCTGCCATGGCAATCATGGATTAACAGGTAGGGACTGCCAAAACTACTTTGGAGGTTATGATTATGCTAGCTAGCAATGCATACCAGCATTGTGGATCATGAGTAGAAAAGCCTTtaatgtgatgtttggatgtgGGTCATGAACTGATCACATTTGAAACTCATGATCCACAATATTCTCTGTACTCTAAGGTCACTGATTGAATGGATAAAGAAATATCTTGCATGTCATACCTTCCCTTCCCTTTGGAACCCTCAAGCACTTTTATTTTCTCCAACAGGCCAGTCTCTCCATATTTTAATAATGTAATTGAAACGTTACTTACTACTAAAGACTAGGTATATAGGACGTCTTTGGTTCTACAAGGTGACATCATAGACTTATCATTCAACAATTGCTTCACAAAGCTGCTGGGTCTCTAAAGCAAGCAGAGGATTTAGTGTTGTTCTGCCAGGACGTCTGAGGTGAGGATGATGGAGATGTGATAAACAAGATGCATGGAAGACATCCTGCTGCAATTTTTCATGTATTTGTAGCCAATCAGGTCCACAGAAAACCTCAGGTGGTAGAGTAAAGCCCATCTACAATACACCATTTTAGTACTGATATTTTATGCTGACTGTAAATGTTTAAGCTACTCCTTATTAATATGTTTTATCATGATTAAACTATATGTATTTATCAGTCATTTGTTAAAATGTAAAGCTTATTTTGACAAATGATAGCTTTTGACAAATATAGACTGCTCCAGTCTGTGAAATTGTCAGTGTTGCTGTGTTTTGTTTGAAACGACTTTGATCATGAAATGGAATGACTGACACCGTGTTTGATCCTGAACCCATTCTTCCTCATCAGTGCTTTTCCTCTCGATCGGAATTCTCACATTATTGTGTAATAATTTGGCACATAGGACCCTGCTGTGGGTTTCTGGAATATGACAATTTACCTGTGTTTCATAGGTGCGGGTATAAGGAGCCGTTCTTCTTCCATGCCCATACTTGGAGCGAGCGGATGGGCGAGGTCACTCCCCAGAAACTACCTGCTGAAGCTCATTTCTCACTTAACCGACAACCCAGAAAGCACACGTTTGAAGAATAGACTTTTCTCCTCCTCTACACGTAAAGGGATTACTTTTTACTGTTGGTGGAACGACTATCCAAATATTATTGAAAACAAATGGGGGCATTTTGGTTCGTGGAGTTGGGCGTATTAATATTATTTCTCCAGGtaagagtttaaaaaaaagaattcaCTCTAAAGTAGCACGA is a window of Oncorhynchus kisutch isolate 150728-3 linkage group LG3, Okis_V2, whole genome shotgun sequence DNA encoding:
- the ciao2b gene encoding cytosolic iron-sulfur assembly component 2B — encoded protein: MSVGTRLENANPLIFQRTGERLQTAKDEDEDVADPIDDREIFDLIRSINDPEHPLSLEELNVVEQVRVRVDDQENTVGVEFTPTIPHCSMATLIGLSIKVKLLRSLPERFKIDVHITPGMHTSEDAVNKQLADKERVAAALENSQLLEVVNQCLISNARTS